The window GTTTCGTCCTGATAGCGCCGCAGGCTGCGGCCGCTCACCTTGCCGGGCAATGCCAGCATGACAACCTGATCGGCTGGGCTTACGCCCCATTCATCCAGCGTATTGATGACCATGCGGCCGAGATCGAGGCGGTCCTGCGCGGTGAGTTGAGTCATAGTCCACAAGTCTCCATGCGACGTTTGGCGTGTCATAGGCCCCGAGTGCCACCACGGCCGCCCGGGCGGGCCTTTGCAGCGGCAAGGCAAGGTAACCTCTCGGTTAAGATGTCGCACGGTCCGCTGACAGCGCGATCGCTGAAATTTCGATATTACATCAATTCGCGCCGCTGATCCGGAAGCCCTGACATCCAGTGTTGTTATTGATCAGTCCGGCATCAGCCAGGACCAGCCTGATTCGATAGCGGCCGCAGCCGCACTGCGAAACTGCACAATGATGGTCTGCACTTTCTAACACGCCATCGAATCAAGTAACATAACGGCCACCATAACCACGGTGATGACCGGAACCAGGACATGAGACAGTCAGGTTCATCCCGCGTCGAGGCCCCAGCACAAACCGCCGGCAAGGAAGGCATACGGATCCTGCTGCTGTGCATAGCCCTCGTGATCGTGGCCATCCTCGCCGGGCTGATTTCCATGCTGCTCGTACACAGCGCCCTCGACCAGCTCGAGTCAGGCCGGGCCGAGATCGACGGGAATCGCCGCCAGCTCTACAACAGCGGGGCCAGCATCGAACGCAACCTGGCCGATGCCCGGGCCGTGATCGGCTATATCCTGTTCCAGACCGCCCGGCTCGAACAATCAGACAAGAGCGCCCGCCCCCTGGGCGAACTGAACAAAAGCATTCGCGAGCTGCAGGATATCCTGCCGGCCGGCTCCCTCGCGCAGCACAGCGCCGAACTCGACAGTGTCGCCTCCAGTTTCGTCGCCCTGCACTACTCAGCATTGAACTGGAGAACCCAGTACGAACTGCAGCAGGAGGAACTCGCCACCCAGCGGCCACTCGAAAGGGTGCGCGACTATCTGCGGCAGCTGCAGGCTGCCAACGAATCATTCATGCGGGAGCGCCACCTGCGACAGCAGGACCTGATGGAGAAACTGGTAAATTCGGGGTCGCTAGGAACCGACGCCCGGACCCGGGAGGTCTTAGACCAGTACATCGAAAACACCCGCTACAACATCAGCGCCATGCGCGCCGAACTCATCGACATCAGCCGACTGGTCGAATCGCTTGCCAATGCCGCCACACCCGAGGAACTGGCCACTATCAGGACGCAGCGACTGGAACCCGCACTCGACAACCTCTACCAGCATGCACAAACCATCAGGGCAGATCTCGGTGACTGGTCGGCACCGGACGTGGACCAGATCAGCGAACTCAGGACACTGATCCTGGGACCGGCGGCAAATCCACCGGCGCACTCCACGTCATATGACGCCCCTATCGCACTGTATGATGCACTCGCGCGCGGTATATTGCTGCGCGAGGGCCGCGACCAGCTCAACGAGAATCTGCACACGCTGGCAGGCGATGTCGAGAACAGCCTGACCACTGTGATGGACGTGGTGCACCGTTATCTGATCCAGCTGGACAGCGAGGCTGAGCAAAGCTCCCGGGAGACCTGGGACAGCCTGGTGTTAACACTCGCCTCGAGCGCGGGGATATTCTTGTTGATTGTGGTATTCATACTCAGGGCTGTTCGCAATCAGGTCACCCAGTTGAACTCCCTGAAACTGCAGGCAGAGGACGCCAGCCGCGCCAAGAACCAGCTGATGCGGCGCATGCAGGAGAGCGAAACCCGCCAGCGCACCATCATGGAGACCATGTTCGGTGCACTCATCACCACAGACGAAGAGGGCAACATCGAGACCTTCAACCCAGCCGCCGAGCTGATGTTCGGCTATCAGGCGCACGAGATTGTCGGTAAAACGGCGCTGGTGCTGGTCCCCGAAAACAAGCGCGCCAAGTATTCCGCCGCCGTGATGGGAATGATGGCCAACAACGGCAGCACCCTGCGCAAGGACCTGAACCTGACAGCCTGTCGCAAGGATGGCAGTGAATTCCCGGTATCGCTGGCCATCAGCAACATGAACATCGGCGGCAGACTGATGTATACCGGCATGGCCATGGATATCACGGACCGCTGCGAGGCCGAGGCAAGAATCCTCGAAGCCAAGGAAAAGGCCGAGTCCAGCGACCGCGCCAAGAGCGAGTTCCTGGCCACTATGAGTCACGAGATCCGCACCCCGATGAACGGCATTCTCGGTATGTCCGAGTTGCTGCTCGAAAGCAGACTGAATAGCAGGCAGTATCAGCTTGCCTCCAGGATTCAGCAATCGGGCAGACTGCTGCTACACCTCATCAACGACGTGCTTGATCTGTCCCGCATCGAGGCCAACCGGCTCCATCTGGATCCGCAACCTTTCGATATCTACGAACTGATAACGGAATCCGGGCTCCTGTTTCACGAACAGGCGAAGCAGAAGGGACTCGAGATGCATTGCAACATCGATCCTGGCATACACAATGTCTGGCTCGGCGACAGCACCCGCCTGCGTCAGATCATCAACAACCTGATGGCCAACGCGATCAAGTTCACCCATTCCGGCAACGTCACACTCGCCCTGGCGGCAAGCGATATCACCGCAACAGATGCAGCCCTGCGTTTTTCGGTCCGGGATACAGGCATTGGCATCGGCAGGGACGCACAGGAGTGCATCTTCGAATCGTTCTCCCAGGCTGACAGTTCAACGACTCGCTGCTACGGTGGCAGCGGCCTTGGCCTGACGATTTGCAAAAAGCTGGTGGAGCTGATGCACGGGGAAATCGGCATTATCAGCGACGCAGGCAAAGGCTCCGAATTCTGGTTCACCATCCGGCTCCCGCGCGCCGCGGTTGCAGCGCGGGAGACCGTCCCCACCCGAATCAATTGGCACACCGCGCGCCCGCTGAATGCAACTGTTTTACTGGTGGAAGACAATGTCATAAACCGGGAAGTGGCAACCTACATGCTGGAATCGATGCATTGCAAGGTGACCTCGGCGACCGATGGCGCGGAGGCTCTGGAGCTGCTGGAACGCGACCACTTCGACCTGATCCTCATGGACTGCCAGATGCCGGTCATGGATGGCTACCGGGCAACCGGCGAGATCCGCGCGCGCGAGGCGCGGCAAGCGGACCCGCATATCCCGATCGTGGCGTTAACCGCCAATGCAATGAGCGACGCCCGGGATAAATGCCTCGCAGCCGGTATGGACGATTACCTGAGCAAGCCACTCACCATGGAATCGCTTTACCGCACCCTCGCCGGCAACCTGCAGCAGCCGCAGCAGGACGCAGGTGCCGAGGTAGTGCGTATCACCCCGATCACAGCCGCGCAAGGCACCGAGCAGACCTTCAATCCAGCCTATCTGAATGAATACCGGGCGCTGGATGGCGGTGATCGGCTGCAGGAGCGGATAATCACGCTGTACCTGCAAACAGCGCCGCAACACATGCAGGACATGCACGCTGCACTGCAGCACAACGATGCGCACAGCCTGAGTCGCACGGCGCATACCTTCAAGTCCAGTTGCGCCCAGCTTGGCGCTGAAAAATTGGCAGCGCTTTGCAACAGACTCGACACCCTGGCGCGCAGCGGCTCGTTACAGGGCGCAGTCAAGATCATGGAAAGAATAGAAATCGAGTATGCCCGGCTCAGTAGGATCCTTGGCAACCAGCGCCAGACAGCAATGCCGGCGGAGCCGGTCACACTTGAAATCGCCCACTAACTGCAGTATTAACAGGCATCCTGTACTGGCAGCACGCCAGCAACCCGTGTCACCTGCGGCTCCGGCACACTGGCAAGCAGGTGCAGTTCCCGCCGCCACGAAATCAATCTGCCACCATGAAACGTGAACAGCCCCCCGCAACAATATTGCTGGTGGACGACGACCCGGTGATACGTCTGGCCCTGAGCGAAGGCATCAGAAGCGAGCGTTTCAAGATCGTAACAGCCAGCGACGGTGATACAGCGCTGGCTGCCTGCGGCAAATCGCGCTTCGACATGGCAATCATCGATCAGGAATTGCCGGACACCTCGGGATTGGAATTGGCCAAGCGCCTGAAATCCGACTTCGGTATGCCCTTTGTTTTTCTCACAGCTTCCGATGATTTCCAGACCGTGTCGGCAGCCGCCCGCCTGGGTGCGCTCGGATATCTTGTCAAACCCGTGACACCGAGCCAGGTCAGCGCGGAAATCGAGGCTTCACTGTCCCGTTCGCGTGAAATCTACAATCTCGGTCGTGCCATCGAGGTGTCGGGCATCGTCAGCGTCGCACTCGGTCTGGTGATGCACAGCCAGGGGATCGGCAGGGATGAAGCCCTGCTATTGTTGCAGGGGATATGCCGTCCCAGGAATCAGACACTGAAGCAACTGAGTGAGGATCTGGTCGAGTGTCACGAAACGTACGCCAAGACACGAATGACCACGGGCATGGAAACCAGTCTTACGACGCTGCTGAAACTCACCTGAGTCTTGATAACAATCAATTATGAAACAGTCTGAAATATTTTCTTTCAGAATCTTGAAAAAGCACTTGTAATCACGCACAACTTTTATATACTCCCGTACAAGTTGTCACCACCGTTACCACGGGTCCTACATCTGCCCAGCGTGACAACTGCGTGCGACGCTCCGTCGTACGGATATCAAACGAACTTCAATTTATACCGACGTGTTCCTGGCCCATGCGCGTGCGCGCAAGTGTGTCATGCGAGCGACGGATTCCGTGGAACACGTTGCAAGGTGGGGGACTGAAACTTGGGAAACCGGGTGGGGCCCGATGTTCGCGGCCTCCCGGAAAACCTGGAAAGGGGCATCGAGCGGCAAGGGGTTGCAGGTATCTGTTCGTCAGGGAGGTTGTACGACAGGGACGTCACCTATCTCAACCGGATGGACACCAGCGCCCACCTTATCCGCTCATCTGCCGGGTAAACTCTGGATCTACAGCCAAGCTTGCGAGGACGTTGTACGACAGGGACGTCAACCTTATACAACGACTTGGCCGGATACCTCAGGGGAATACCGGGTAGGCATATTAGCACAAAACAGCTGCATTCAGCGCGGGAAGACACCGTGACGGCATGTCCGCCATGGGTGCCTCCCCGCCGCCGGCCGCTCAGGCCATTTGATCGACGCTGTTCGTATCTGCCGCCGCCGCGGTCGTGGCTGCGGTGTCGAGACCGGCCAGTTCGCGGTACATGTTCACGAAGGTTTCCCGAATCATGTCCCGATTCTCCGGCGAAAACAGCGTACGCATACCGCCCAGCGCCTCGAAATCAGATCTCAGCGTCTGCAGAAAGGAATTGAAAGCCTGCCCCAGGTTCTCTACCACGGAAGTACCGGTATCAGCGCCGCCGGCAGCATCTGTGGCGGAAGCGGGAACAGCGTCCACGGTTGCAGCCGGATCCGTCCCGGCGGTTTCAGCGCCTGGTTCCGTGACTGCGGCAGCAACGGCAGCCGTGTCGGCGGCAGGCGCCGCCGCTGCGGCGTCAGCAGCGCCGGTCGCATCGGGTTCGGCAACGGGTATCCCGGTCTTGACGGCGTTCACTAGCTCGTCGTAGGCATCGCTGAAACCTGCCATGGCGCCACGCCGACCGATCTCGCCGTTGTCGTAGCGATCCACCACATCCTGAATCGCCGCCTCGAATCGTTGCTGCGCAGCCTGCACGCCTTCCTGCTGTCCGGTCGCTGCCAGAACGTCCGACACCTGGGAGCTCAAATCCGCTACGGCCGATCCGATCTGTTCACCGATGACTTCGCGTCGCGCCGCCCGCATCTGATCCTGCAGGAAAGACCCCATGCCCATGGCGAAACGCCCGAAACCGTGGCCACCATGACCGTGACGCTCACCGTGTCCGTGCTCATGCCTGAATTCAGGCCCGTGATGCGGGCCGCGATAATGGATGGACGTATCCTCATCCGCCCCGCCTCGAACCGATGACTCCGTGGCTTCGTCATCACAATTGCAACGCTGGACCTGGCTCGATTGCCGCACCGGTCTGTCCATGACCGTGTTCGCTATGGACTGATTCCCGACTGAAGATATGCTCATACCTGACCTCACTATTCCCTGTTTGGACGGGTCTCATGCAACCCATGGCTGCTGCATCGGCCTGGCCGGGAATTGCTTGATAGCGCAGCGTGCGCCGGTTTTCTGACACCGGCTAGCGCAGATAATTAAAGAGATTGAGCTCCTGCACCTTGGAAAATACCTGTTGCGATGCCTGCAGGGCGAGGAGCTCGCGGTTGAACTTGGAAACGGCCTCGGTGTAATCGAGATCGACCAGGTCCGATCGCTCGCGGTCGAGCACCAGACCGAAAGACTGGTTGATATCGCGCTGCTCCTGGGCTGTCCGGAGCCTGCTGCCGACATCTGCCCGTACGCCGGTCAGCTGATCCATAGCAACATCGATGTCAGTCAGCGTTTCACCGGCCGGCGCGCCGGCCGCCAGGGCATCGGCAAAATCCTTCACCACGTCGAAAACGCTGCCGGTACCACCGGCAGCACGCGCCACGCCCATGAAGACATGCATGCCGTTGTCGGTGACCGGCAGTTGCCGCGACGCGCTTACCTGCAGCTGCTGACGCCCCTGGTCTCCGTTATAGGTAACAGTCCCCGCCGCATCGACCGCGAACGGCATGGTGTCCGACTGGTAGCCGGAGAACATGAACTCGCCACTGACATTGCGCGTATTAGCCACCGCTACCAGACCGTCCATGAGTGAACGCACCTCCACCTCGACAGTCTTGAGATCCTCGGGTGAGAGCGTGGCATTCAGTGCATTGACGGCCAGCTCGCGTACCCGCTGCAGCAGGTCGATACCCGTTGCCAGCGTGCCCTCTTCCAGCTCCAGCCTGCTTTGCGCGGTATCGATATTTTCGATGTACTGTTGGTTCATCGTTTGATGCTCATGTAGCTGCAGGCTGCGGAGACTGGCGGCCGGATCATCGGAAGGGGACACCAGCCGCTTGCCGGTCGACATCTGCAGTTCAGTACGGGCCAGTGTCGCCTGCTGGTTCTGCATGGCAGTCACACGCTGCTGGAACAACTGCGCTGTGGAAATACGCATACTAGCTTCTCACCGCGTTTATTAACGAATCGAATAACTGGCTGGCGACGGAAAGCACCTGCGCCGCAGCCTGATAGGCTTGCTGATAGCGCACCATGTCGGCTGCCTCTTCATCCAGGTTGACACCGGATGCCTCGGACCAGGCCGACTGGCTCTGTTCAAGCACTGTGCGCTGGACATCACTGCTGACCTGCGCCTGGTGGGTCGCACTGCCGACATCGGCCACCATCTCGCCATAAGCATCATTGAAGCCCAGGGTGCCGCCAGCCATGAGGCGTTCCGTCTGCAGCCCCGCCATCAGCAAGGCATTGCGATTATCGCCCGTACCGTTGCTGTTGTAAGTTACGTTGAATTCATCGCCAGCCGCGGGATTACCCGTGATTCTGACCCTGTAGCCGTAATCGACACCGAGCGTCGCCGTTGGAAAGATGTCCGCACCCGACGCCGGATCGTAGGTTCCCGAGTCGATCACGGCAGACGTCGACTGGTCGACGATTTCGTACGCCGTCGGGCTGGTGAAATGGACCAGGACGGAAGGATTGAGGGTGCCGGGCGGCGTCTGGAATGCGGCGTTGTCGATGTCCGTCACCGTGCCGGCGCTGATTTGCCCGGTTCCTGCATTTGCCAGCGCCGCGGAAGTGCGTACTGGCGCTGCCAGCGCCAGATCACGCGGATTCTCGATCAGCATCCGGAAGTCGCCGGCACCGTTCCTTACCGGACGGATCGTGTAACCGTCACCTGCAGCGGCACCCGACCCCACAACGATGCTGACACCTTCCGCTACGAACGGATCGGCAACCGTACCTGACCCGCTGAGCGGCACGGCCTGTCCACTGCCTGACCGTGTCAGTGCCCAACCACTGCCATCGAATGATAGATGATAATCATCTGTCGTCAGCTTCGACACATCGTCGAAGGA of the Pseudomonadota bacterium genome contains:
- a CDS encoding ATP-binding protein, which codes for MRQSGSSRVEAPAQTAGKEGIRILLLCIALVIVAILAGLISMLLVHSALDQLESGRAEIDGNRRQLYNSGASIERNLADARAVIGYILFQTARLEQSDKSARPLGELNKSIRELQDILPAGSLAQHSAELDSVASSFVALHYSALNWRTQYELQQEELATQRPLERVRDYLRQLQAANESFMRERHLRQQDLMEKLVNSGSLGTDARTREVLDQYIENTRYNISAMRAELIDISRLVESLANAATPEELATIRTQRLEPALDNLYQHAQTIRADLGDWSAPDVDQISELRTLILGPAANPPAHSTSYDAPIALYDALARGILLREGRDQLNENLHTLAGDVENSLTTVMDVVHRYLIQLDSEAEQSSRETWDSLVLTLASSAGIFLLIVVFILRAVRNQVTQLNSLKLQAEDASRAKNQLMRRMQESETRQRTIMETMFGALITTDEEGNIETFNPAAELMFGYQAHEIVGKTALVLVPENKRAKYSAAVMGMMANNGSTLRKDLNLTACRKDGSEFPVSLAISNMNIGGRLMYTGMAMDITDRCEAEARILEAKEKAESSDRAKSEFLATMSHEIRTPMNGILGMSELLLESRLNSRQYQLASRIQQSGRLLLHLINDVLDLSRIEANRLHLDPQPFDIYELITESGLLFHEQAKQKGLEMHCNIDPGIHNVWLGDSTRLRQIINNLMANAIKFTHSGNVTLALAASDITATDAALRFSVRDTGIGIGRDAQECIFESFSQADSSTTRCYGGSGLGLTICKKLVELMHGEIGIISDAGKGSEFWFTIRLPRAAVAARETVPTRINWHTARPLNATVLLVEDNVINREVATYMLESMHCKVTSATDGAEALELLERDHFDLILMDCQMPVMDGYRATGEIRAREARQADPHIPIVALTANAMSDARDKCLAAGMDDYLSKPLTMESLYRTLAGNLQQPQQDAGAEVVRITPITAAQGTEQTFNPAYLNEYRALDGGDRLQERIITLYLQTAPQHMQDMHAALQHNDAHSLSRTAHTFKSSCAQLGAEKLAALCNRLDTLARSGSLQGAVKIMERIEIEYARLSRILGNQRQTAMPAEPVTLEIAH
- a CDS encoding response regulator; protein product: MKREQPPATILLVDDDPVIRLALSEGIRSERFKIVTASDGDTALAACGKSRFDMAIIDQELPDTSGLELAKRLKSDFGMPFVFLTASDDFQTVSAAARLGALGYLVKPVTPSQVSAEIEASLSRSREIYNLGRAIEVSGIVSVALGLVMHSQGIGRDEALLLLQGICRPRNQTLKQLSEDLVECHETYAKTRMTTGMETSLTTLLKLT
- the flgL gene encoding flagellar hook-associated protein FlgL; protein product: MRISTAQLFQQRVTAMQNQQATLARTELQMSTGKRLVSPSDDPAASLRSLQLHEHQTMNQQYIENIDTAQSRLELEEGTLATGIDLLQRVRELAVNALNATLSPEDLKTVEVEVRSLMDGLVAVANTRNVSGEFMFSGYQSDTMPFAVDAAGTVTYNGDQGRQQLQVSASRQLPVTDNGMHVFMGVARAAGGTGSVFDVVKDFADALAAGAPAGETLTDIDVAMDQLTGVRADVGSRLRTAQEQRDINQSFGLVLDRERSDLVDLDYTEAVSKFNRELLALQASQQVFSKVQELNLFNYLR